The Parambassis ranga chromosome 19, fParRan2.1, whole genome shotgun sequence genome contains a region encoding:
- the mef2aa gene encoding myocyte enhancer factor 2aa isoform X4, whose product MGRKKIQITRIMDERNRQVTFTKRKFGLMKKAYELSVLCDCEIALIIFNSSNKLFQYASTDMDKVLLKYTEYNEPHESRTNSDIVEKLRNKGHNDCASPDPDDCFGHSPLMDDHFGKLSEDSDLIYKRCGPTALPQQNFSMHVAVPVSNPNAMYQAGGTLGSQALAAATASLSESGMLSPPQTSLHRNVGSSGGSQRPTSAGSAGNGFVNPRGSPGLLSTTSGNGLGKVVPTKSPPPPGGNMGMGSRKPDLRVVIPPSSKGMMPPLSEEEEMDLNTQRISSSQSTQPLATPVVSVTTPSLPPQGLVYSGVPTSYNPAEYSLSSAEISSLQGFSSPGLSLGSMSAWQQHQLGQAALNSLVGGGHLSQGSNLSISTSQSINVKSEPISPPRERVTPSGFPPQPQQGSSRQEILGRSPADSLSSSCSSYDGSDREDHRPDFHSPLGLGRPPTGSDERESPSVKRLRMDTWVT is encoded by the exons ATGGGGCGGAAGAAGATACAGATCACCAGGATCATGGATGAGAGGAACAGACAG gtTACTTTCACAAAGAGGAAGTTTGGCTTGATGAAAAAGGCCTACGAGCTGAGCGTACTATGTGACTGTGAGATAGCCCTCATCATTTTCAACAGTTCTAACAAACTGTTCCAGTACGCCAGCACAGACATGGACAAAGTGTTGCTGAAATACACAGAGTACAACGAGCCCCATGAGAGTAGAACCAACTCTGACATCGTAGAG AAATTGAGAAACAAAGGCCATAATGACTGTGCTAGTCCTGATCCCGATGACTGTTTTGGGCACAGCCCCCTCATGGACGACCATTTCGGCAAACTAAGCGAAGACAGTGATTTAATATACAAGCGCTGTGGT CCTACAGCATTGCCTCAGCAGAACTTCTCCATGCATGTGGCAGTGCCTGTATCCAATCCCAATGCCATGTACCAGGCAGGAGGGACTCTGGGCAGCCAGGCCCTGGCAGCAGCCACAGCCTCTCTGAGTGAGAGCGGGATGCTGTCTCCTCCACAAACCTCTCTGCACAGGAATGTTGGCTCCAGTGGAGGCTCCCAGAGGCCCACCAGTGCAGGCAGTGCAG GAAATGGTTTTGTTAACCCCAGGGGCTCGCCGGGCCTCCTCAGCACAACCAGCGGCAATGGCCTGGGTAAAGTCGTGCCCACCAAGTCTCCGCCACCCCCTGGAGGGAACATGGGAATGGGAAGCCGCAAGCCAGACCTAAGGGTTGTTATCCCTCCATCAAGCAAAGGGATGATGCCCCCGCTG tcggaggaggaggaaatggatTTG AACACCCAGAGGATAAGCAGTTCCCAGTCCACTCAGCCACTGGCCACTCCGGTAGTGTCTGTCACCACTCCTAGCTTACCCCCACAGGGTCTGGTCTACTCAGGTGTGCCCACCTCCTACAATCCTGCTG agtACTCCCTGAGCAGTGCAGAGATCTCCTCCCTACAGGGCTTCAGCTCTCCTGGGCTCTCACTGGGCTCCATGTCGGCATGGCAACAGCATCAACTGGGCCAGGCAGCTCTTAATTCTTTGGT TGGTGGAGGTCACCTATCTCAGGGCTCCAACCTATCAATCAGCACCAGCCAGAGCATAAACGTCAAGTCCGAGCCCATTTCGCCACCACGGGAGCGTGTCACCCCTTCCGGCTTCCCCCCACAGCCGCAGCAAGGGTCCAGCCGACAGGAAATTCTGGGACGTTCACCTGCCGACAGCCTCAGCTCATCTTGTAGCTCATACGACGGTAGTGATCGTGAAGACCACCGGCCAGACTTCCACTCTCCGCTGGGGCTGGGCAGGCCTCCTACTGGCTCCGACGAAAGGGAGAGCCCATCAGTTAAGCGCTTGCGCATGGACACATGGGTGACATAA
- the mef2aa gene encoding myocyte enhancer factor 2aa isoform X5, translating to MGRKKIQITRIMDERNRQVTFTKRKFGLMKKAYELSVLCDCEIALIIFNSSNKLFQYASTDMDKVLLKYTEYNEPHESRTNSDIVEALNKKEHRGCDSPDPDASYVLTPHTEEKYKKINEEFDNMMRNHKIPTALPQQNFSMHVAVPVSNPNAMYQAGGTLGSQALAAATASLSESGMLSPPQTSLHRNVGSSGGSQRPTSAGSAGNGFVNPRGSPGLLSTTSGNGLGKVVPTKSPPPPGGNMGMGSRKPDLRVVIPPSSKGMMPPLNTQRISSSQSTQPLATPVVSVTTPSLPPQGLVYSGVPTSYNPAEYSLSSAEISSLQGFSSPGLSLGSMSAWQQHQLGQAALNSLVGGGHLSQGSNLSISTSQSINVKSEPISPPRERVTPSGFPPQPQQGSSRQEILGRSPADSLSSSCSSYDGSDREDHRPDFHSPLGLGRPPTGSDERESPSVKRLRMDTWVT from the exons ATGGGGCGGAAGAAGATACAGATCACCAGGATCATGGATGAGAGGAACAGACAG gtTACTTTCACAAAGAGGAAGTTTGGCTTGATGAAAAAGGCCTACGAGCTGAGCGTACTATGTGACTGTGAGATAGCCCTCATCATTTTCAACAGTTCTAACAAACTGTTCCAGTACGCCAGCACAGACATGGACAAAGTGTTGCTGAAATACACAGAGTACAACGAGCCCCATGAGAGTAGAACCAACTCTGACATCGTAGAG GCGCTAAACAAGAAAGAACACAGAGGTTGTGATAGCCCGGACCCCGATGCCTCATATGTCCTCACTCCTCACACAGAagaaaagtataaaaaaatTAATGAGGAGTTTGATAATATGATGAGAAATCATAAAATC CCTACAGCATTGCCTCAGCAGAACTTCTCCATGCATGTGGCAGTGCCTGTATCCAATCCCAATGCCATGTACCAGGCAGGAGGGACTCTGGGCAGCCAGGCCCTGGCAGCAGCCACAGCCTCTCTGAGTGAGAGCGGGATGCTGTCTCCTCCACAAACCTCTCTGCACAGGAATGTTGGCTCCAGTGGAGGCTCCCAGAGGCCCACCAGTGCAGGCAGTGCAG GAAATGGTTTTGTTAACCCCAGGGGCTCGCCGGGCCTCCTCAGCACAACCAGCGGCAATGGCCTGGGTAAAGTCGTGCCCACCAAGTCTCCGCCACCCCCTGGAGGGAACATGGGAATGGGAAGCCGCAAGCCAGACCTAAGGGTTGTTATCCCTCCATCAAGCAAAGGGATGATGCCCCCGCTG AACACCCAGAGGATAAGCAGTTCCCAGTCCACTCAGCCACTGGCCACTCCGGTAGTGTCTGTCACCACTCCTAGCTTACCCCCACAGGGTCTGGTCTACTCAGGTGTGCCCACCTCCTACAATCCTGCTG agtACTCCCTGAGCAGTGCAGAGATCTCCTCCCTACAGGGCTTCAGCTCTCCTGGGCTCTCACTGGGCTCCATGTCGGCATGGCAACAGCATCAACTGGGCCAGGCAGCTCTTAATTCTTTGGT TGGTGGAGGTCACCTATCTCAGGGCTCCAACCTATCAATCAGCACCAGCCAGAGCATAAACGTCAAGTCCGAGCCCATTTCGCCACCACGGGAGCGTGTCACCCCTTCCGGCTTCCCCCCACAGCCGCAGCAAGGGTCCAGCCGACAGGAAATTCTGGGACGTTCACCTGCCGACAGCCTCAGCTCATCTTGTAGCTCATACGACGGTAGTGATCGTGAAGACCACCGGCCAGACTTCCACTCTCCGCTGGGGCTGGGCAGGCCTCCTACTGGCTCCGACGAAAGGGAGAGCCCATCAGTTAAGCGCTTGCGCATGGACACATGGGTGACATAA
- the mef2aa gene encoding myocyte enhancer factor 2aa isoform X1 codes for MGRKKIQITRIMDERNRQVTFTKRKFGLMKKAYELSVLCDCEIALIIFNSSNKLFQYASTDMDKVLLKYTEYNEPHESRTNSDIVEKLRNKGHNDCASPDPDDCFGHSPLMDDHFGKLSEDSDLIYKRCGALNKKEHRGCDSPDPDASYVLTPHTEEKYKKINEEFDNMMRNHKIPTALPQQNFSMHVAVPVSNPNAMYQAGGTLGSQALAAATASLSESGMLSPPQTSLHRNVGSSGGSQRPTSAGSAGNGFVNPRGSPGLLSTTSGNGLGKVVPTKSPPPPGGNMGMGSRKPDLRVVIPPSSKGMMPPLSEEEEMDLNTQRISSSQSTQPLATPVVSVTTPSLPPQGLVYSGVPTSYNPAEYSLSSAEISSLQGFSSPGLSLGSMSAWQQHQLGQAALNSLVGGGHLSQGSNLSISTSQSINVKSEPISPPRERVTPSGFPPQPQQGSSRQEILGRSPADSLSSSCSSYDGSDREDHRPDFHSPLGLGRPPTGSDERESPSVKRLRMDTWVT; via the exons ATGGGGCGGAAGAAGATACAGATCACCAGGATCATGGATGAGAGGAACAGACAG gtTACTTTCACAAAGAGGAAGTTTGGCTTGATGAAAAAGGCCTACGAGCTGAGCGTACTATGTGACTGTGAGATAGCCCTCATCATTTTCAACAGTTCTAACAAACTGTTCCAGTACGCCAGCACAGACATGGACAAAGTGTTGCTGAAATACACAGAGTACAACGAGCCCCATGAGAGTAGAACCAACTCTGACATCGTAGAG AAATTGAGAAACAAAGGCCATAATGACTGTGCTAGTCCTGATCCCGATGACTGTTTTGGGCACAGCCCCCTCATGGACGACCATTTCGGCAAACTAAGCGAAGACAGTGATTTAATATACAAGCGCTGTGGT GCGCTAAACAAGAAAGAACACAGAGGTTGTGATAGCCCGGACCCCGATGCCTCATATGTCCTCACTCCTCACACAGAagaaaagtataaaaaaatTAATGAGGAGTTTGATAATATGATGAGAAATCATAAAATC CCTACAGCATTGCCTCAGCAGAACTTCTCCATGCATGTGGCAGTGCCTGTATCCAATCCCAATGCCATGTACCAGGCAGGAGGGACTCTGGGCAGCCAGGCCCTGGCAGCAGCCACAGCCTCTCTGAGTGAGAGCGGGATGCTGTCTCCTCCACAAACCTCTCTGCACAGGAATGTTGGCTCCAGTGGAGGCTCCCAGAGGCCCACCAGTGCAGGCAGTGCAG GAAATGGTTTTGTTAACCCCAGGGGCTCGCCGGGCCTCCTCAGCACAACCAGCGGCAATGGCCTGGGTAAAGTCGTGCCCACCAAGTCTCCGCCACCCCCTGGAGGGAACATGGGAATGGGAAGCCGCAAGCCAGACCTAAGGGTTGTTATCCCTCCATCAAGCAAAGGGATGATGCCCCCGCTG tcggaggaggaggaaatggatTTG AACACCCAGAGGATAAGCAGTTCCCAGTCCACTCAGCCACTGGCCACTCCGGTAGTGTCTGTCACCACTCCTAGCTTACCCCCACAGGGTCTGGTCTACTCAGGTGTGCCCACCTCCTACAATCCTGCTG agtACTCCCTGAGCAGTGCAGAGATCTCCTCCCTACAGGGCTTCAGCTCTCCTGGGCTCTCACTGGGCTCCATGTCGGCATGGCAACAGCATCAACTGGGCCAGGCAGCTCTTAATTCTTTGGT TGGTGGAGGTCACCTATCTCAGGGCTCCAACCTATCAATCAGCACCAGCCAGAGCATAAACGTCAAGTCCGAGCCCATTTCGCCACCACGGGAGCGTGTCACCCCTTCCGGCTTCCCCCCACAGCCGCAGCAAGGGTCCAGCCGACAGGAAATTCTGGGACGTTCACCTGCCGACAGCCTCAGCTCATCTTGTAGCTCATACGACGGTAGTGATCGTGAAGACCACCGGCCAGACTTCCACTCTCCGCTGGGGCTGGGCAGGCCTCCTACTGGCTCCGACGAAAGGGAGAGCCCATCAGTTAAGCGCTTGCGCATGGACACATGGGTGACATAA
- the mef2aa gene encoding myocyte enhancer factor 2aa isoform X2, with the protein MGRKKIQITRIMDERNRQVTFTKRKFGLMKKAYELSVLCDCEIALIIFNSSNKLFQYASTDMDKVLLKYTEYNEPHESRTNSDIVEKLRNKGHNDCASPDPDDCFGHSPLMDDHFGKLSEDSDLIYKRCGALNKKEHRGCDSPDPDASYVLTPHTEEKYKKINEEFDNMMRNHKIPTALPQQNFSMHVAVPVSNPNAMYQAGGTLGSQALAAATASLSESGMLSPPQTSLHRNVGSSGGSQRPTSAGSAGNGFVNPRGSPGLLSTTSGNGLGKVVPTKSPPPPGGNMGMGSRKPDLRVVIPPSSKGMMPPLNTQRISSSQSTQPLATPVVSVTTPSLPPQGLVYSGVPTSYNPAEYSLSSAEISSLQGFSSPGLSLGSMSAWQQHQLGQAALNSLVGGGHLSQGSNLSISTSQSINVKSEPISPPRERVTPSGFPPQPQQGSSRQEILGRSPADSLSSSCSSYDGSDREDHRPDFHSPLGLGRPPTGSDERESPSVKRLRMDTWVT; encoded by the exons ATGGGGCGGAAGAAGATACAGATCACCAGGATCATGGATGAGAGGAACAGACAG gtTACTTTCACAAAGAGGAAGTTTGGCTTGATGAAAAAGGCCTACGAGCTGAGCGTACTATGTGACTGTGAGATAGCCCTCATCATTTTCAACAGTTCTAACAAACTGTTCCAGTACGCCAGCACAGACATGGACAAAGTGTTGCTGAAATACACAGAGTACAACGAGCCCCATGAGAGTAGAACCAACTCTGACATCGTAGAG AAATTGAGAAACAAAGGCCATAATGACTGTGCTAGTCCTGATCCCGATGACTGTTTTGGGCACAGCCCCCTCATGGACGACCATTTCGGCAAACTAAGCGAAGACAGTGATTTAATATACAAGCGCTGTGGT GCGCTAAACAAGAAAGAACACAGAGGTTGTGATAGCCCGGACCCCGATGCCTCATATGTCCTCACTCCTCACACAGAagaaaagtataaaaaaatTAATGAGGAGTTTGATAATATGATGAGAAATCATAAAATC CCTACAGCATTGCCTCAGCAGAACTTCTCCATGCATGTGGCAGTGCCTGTATCCAATCCCAATGCCATGTACCAGGCAGGAGGGACTCTGGGCAGCCAGGCCCTGGCAGCAGCCACAGCCTCTCTGAGTGAGAGCGGGATGCTGTCTCCTCCACAAACCTCTCTGCACAGGAATGTTGGCTCCAGTGGAGGCTCCCAGAGGCCCACCAGTGCAGGCAGTGCAG GAAATGGTTTTGTTAACCCCAGGGGCTCGCCGGGCCTCCTCAGCACAACCAGCGGCAATGGCCTGGGTAAAGTCGTGCCCACCAAGTCTCCGCCACCCCCTGGAGGGAACATGGGAATGGGAAGCCGCAAGCCAGACCTAAGGGTTGTTATCCCTCCATCAAGCAAAGGGATGATGCCCCCGCTG AACACCCAGAGGATAAGCAGTTCCCAGTCCACTCAGCCACTGGCCACTCCGGTAGTGTCTGTCACCACTCCTAGCTTACCCCCACAGGGTCTGGTCTACTCAGGTGTGCCCACCTCCTACAATCCTGCTG agtACTCCCTGAGCAGTGCAGAGATCTCCTCCCTACAGGGCTTCAGCTCTCCTGGGCTCTCACTGGGCTCCATGTCGGCATGGCAACAGCATCAACTGGGCCAGGCAGCTCTTAATTCTTTGGT TGGTGGAGGTCACCTATCTCAGGGCTCCAACCTATCAATCAGCACCAGCCAGAGCATAAACGTCAAGTCCGAGCCCATTTCGCCACCACGGGAGCGTGTCACCCCTTCCGGCTTCCCCCCACAGCCGCAGCAAGGGTCCAGCCGACAGGAAATTCTGGGACGTTCACCTGCCGACAGCCTCAGCTCATCTTGTAGCTCATACGACGGTAGTGATCGTGAAGACCACCGGCCAGACTTCCACTCTCCGCTGGGGCTGGGCAGGCCTCCTACTGGCTCCGACGAAAGGGAGAGCCCATCAGTTAAGCGCTTGCGCATGGACACATGGGTGACATAA
- the mef2aa gene encoding myocyte enhancer factor 2aa isoform X6, which yields MGRKKIQITRIMDERNRQVTFTKRKFGLMKKAYELSVLCDCEIALIIFNSSNKLFQYASTDMDKVLLKYTEYNEPHESRTNSDIVEKLRNKGHNDCASPDPDDCFGHSPLMDDHFGKLSEDSDLIYKRCGPTALPQQNFSMHVAVPVSNPNAMYQAGGTLGSQALAAATASLSESGMLSPPQTSLHRNVGSSGGSQRPTSAGSAGNGFVNPRGSPGLLSTTSGNGLGKVVPTKSPPPPGGNMGMGSRKPDLRVVIPPSSKGMMPPLNTQRISSSQSTQPLATPVVSVTTPSLPPQGLVYSGVPTSYNPAEYSLSSAEISSLQGFSSPGLSLGSMSAWQQHQLGQAALNSLVGGGHLSQGSNLSISTSQSINVKSEPISPPRERVTPSGFPPQPQQGSSRQEILGRSPADSLSSSCSSYDGSDREDHRPDFHSPLGLGRPPTGSDERESPSVKRLRMDTWVT from the exons ATGGGGCGGAAGAAGATACAGATCACCAGGATCATGGATGAGAGGAACAGACAG gtTACTTTCACAAAGAGGAAGTTTGGCTTGATGAAAAAGGCCTACGAGCTGAGCGTACTATGTGACTGTGAGATAGCCCTCATCATTTTCAACAGTTCTAACAAACTGTTCCAGTACGCCAGCACAGACATGGACAAAGTGTTGCTGAAATACACAGAGTACAACGAGCCCCATGAGAGTAGAACCAACTCTGACATCGTAGAG AAATTGAGAAACAAAGGCCATAATGACTGTGCTAGTCCTGATCCCGATGACTGTTTTGGGCACAGCCCCCTCATGGACGACCATTTCGGCAAACTAAGCGAAGACAGTGATTTAATATACAAGCGCTGTGGT CCTACAGCATTGCCTCAGCAGAACTTCTCCATGCATGTGGCAGTGCCTGTATCCAATCCCAATGCCATGTACCAGGCAGGAGGGACTCTGGGCAGCCAGGCCCTGGCAGCAGCCACAGCCTCTCTGAGTGAGAGCGGGATGCTGTCTCCTCCACAAACCTCTCTGCACAGGAATGTTGGCTCCAGTGGAGGCTCCCAGAGGCCCACCAGTGCAGGCAGTGCAG GAAATGGTTTTGTTAACCCCAGGGGCTCGCCGGGCCTCCTCAGCACAACCAGCGGCAATGGCCTGGGTAAAGTCGTGCCCACCAAGTCTCCGCCACCCCCTGGAGGGAACATGGGAATGGGAAGCCGCAAGCCAGACCTAAGGGTTGTTATCCCTCCATCAAGCAAAGGGATGATGCCCCCGCTG AACACCCAGAGGATAAGCAGTTCCCAGTCCACTCAGCCACTGGCCACTCCGGTAGTGTCTGTCACCACTCCTAGCTTACCCCCACAGGGTCTGGTCTACTCAGGTGTGCCCACCTCCTACAATCCTGCTG agtACTCCCTGAGCAGTGCAGAGATCTCCTCCCTACAGGGCTTCAGCTCTCCTGGGCTCTCACTGGGCTCCATGTCGGCATGGCAACAGCATCAACTGGGCCAGGCAGCTCTTAATTCTTTGGT TGGTGGAGGTCACCTATCTCAGGGCTCCAACCTATCAATCAGCACCAGCCAGAGCATAAACGTCAAGTCCGAGCCCATTTCGCCACCACGGGAGCGTGTCACCCCTTCCGGCTTCCCCCCACAGCCGCAGCAAGGGTCCAGCCGACAGGAAATTCTGGGACGTTCACCTGCCGACAGCCTCAGCTCATCTTGTAGCTCATACGACGGTAGTGATCGTGAAGACCACCGGCCAGACTTCCACTCTCCGCTGGGGCTGGGCAGGCCTCCTACTGGCTCCGACGAAAGGGAGAGCCCATCAGTTAAGCGCTTGCGCATGGACACATGGGTGACATAA
- the mef2aa gene encoding myocyte enhancer factor 2aa isoform X3: protein MGRKKIQITRIMDERNRQVTFTKRKFGLMKKAYELSVLCDCEIALIIFNSSNKLFQYASTDMDKVLLKYTEYNEPHESRTNSDIVEALNKKEHRGCDSPDPDASYVLTPHTEEKYKKINEEFDNMMRNHKIPTALPQQNFSMHVAVPVSNPNAMYQAGGTLGSQALAAATASLSESGMLSPPQTSLHRNVGSSGGSQRPTSAGSAGNGFVNPRGSPGLLSTTSGNGLGKVVPTKSPPPPGGNMGMGSRKPDLRVVIPPSSKGMMPPLSEEEEMDLNTQRISSSQSTQPLATPVVSVTTPSLPPQGLVYSGVPTSYNPAEYSLSSAEISSLQGFSSPGLSLGSMSAWQQHQLGQAALNSLVGGGHLSQGSNLSISTSQSINVKSEPISPPRERVTPSGFPPQPQQGSSRQEILGRSPADSLSSSCSSYDGSDREDHRPDFHSPLGLGRPPTGSDERESPSVKRLRMDTWVT from the exons ATGGGGCGGAAGAAGATACAGATCACCAGGATCATGGATGAGAGGAACAGACAG gtTACTTTCACAAAGAGGAAGTTTGGCTTGATGAAAAAGGCCTACGAGCTGAGCGTACTATGTGACTGTGAGATAGCCCTCATCATTTTCAACAGTTCTAACAAACTGTTCCAGTACGCCAGCACAGACATGGACAAAGTGTTGCTGAAATACACAGAGTACAACGAGCCCCATGAGAGTAGAACCAACTCTGACATCGTAGAG GCGCTAAACAAGAAAGAACACAGAGGTTGTGATAGCCCGGACCCCGATGCCTCATATGTCCTCACTCCTCACACAGAagaaaagtataaaaaaatTAATGAGGAGTTTGATAATATGATGAGAAATCATAAAATC CCTACAGCATTGCCTCAGCAGAACTTCTCCATGCATGTGGCAGTGCCTGTATCCAATCCCAATGCCATGTACCAGGCAGGAGGGACTCTGGGCAGCCAGGCCCTGGCAGCAGCCACAGCCTCTCTGAGTGAGAGCGGGATGCTGTCTCCTCCACAAACCTCTCTGCACAGGAATGTTGGCTCCAGTGGAGGCTCCCAGAGGCCCACCAGTGCAGGCAGTGCAG GAAATGGTTTTGTTAACCCCAGGGGCTCGCCGGGCCTCCTCAGCACAACCAGCGGCAATGGCCTGGGTAAAGTCGTGCCCACCAAGTCTCCGCCACCCCCTGGAGGGAACATGGGAATGGGAAGCCGCAAGCCAGACCTAAGGGTTGTTATCCCTCCATCAAGCAAAGGGATGATGCCCCCGCTG tcggaggaggaggaaatggatTTG AACACCCAGAGGATAAGCAGTTCCCAGTCCACTCAGCCACTGGCCACTCCGGTAGTGTCTGTCACCACTCCTAGCTTACCCCCACAGGGTCTGGTCTACTCAGGTGTGCCCACCTCCTACAATCCTGCTG agtACTCCCTGAGCAGTGCAGAGATCTCCTCCCTACAGGGCTTCAGCTCTCCTGGGCTCTCACTGGGCTCCATGTCGGCATGGCAACAGCATCAACTGGGCCAGGCAGCTCTTAATTCTTTGGT TGGTGGAGGTCACCTATCTCAGGGCTCCAACCTATCAATCAGCACCAGCCAGAGCATAAACGTCAAGTCCGAGCCCATTTCGCCACCACGGGAGCGTGTCACCCCTTCCGGCTTCCCCCCACAGCCGCAGCAAGGGTCCAGCCGACAGGAAATTCTGGGACGTTCACCTGCCGACAGCCTCAGCTCATCTTGTAGCTCATACGACGGTAGTGATCGTGAAGACCACCGGCCAGACTTCCACTCTCCGCTGGGGCTGGGCAGGCCTCCTACTGGCTCCGACGAAAGGGAGAGCCCATCAGTTAAGCGCTTGCGCATGGACACATGGGTGACATAA